In Desulfatibacillum aliphaticivorans DSM 15576, the genomic stretch ATACGTCCCCCCCGAAGACGCTTCCATGCTGGGGCTTTCCAATACGTACCTGTCCTATGAGGGCATGGAGTTTTACGGGCAGTTGAGCCTGCTTAAGGCGGGAATCGCCTACGCCAACAAGCTGGTGACGGTCAGCCCCACCTATTCCCGTGAAATCCAGACTACCGAGCAAGGCGCCGGCCTGGACGGGCTCATGCGAAAGCGCAGCCAGGACCTTGCCGGAATCCTGAACGGCGTGGATTTTCAGGTCTGGAGTCCTGAAACGGACAAGCACATTCCATGCAATTACAGCACAGCGGACATGGCGGGCAAAGGAAAGTGCAAAAAAGCCCTCCTGGACGAAATGGGCATGGACCAGAAGCTCATGAACGCCCCTGTGGCGGGCATGGTCACCCGGCTGTTCAGCCAAAAGGGGATTGAACTGGTTATCGGCGCCGTGCCCGAAATCGTGGAAAACGGCATGGGATTCATCCTGTTGGGCAACGGCGAGGAATCCTACGCCCGGGACCTGCGCAGGCTGGCCCAGGCCTATCCCGGCCGGTTCCGGTTTGAAGAAGCCTTTAACGAGCCCCTGGCGCACCGGATTATGGCAGGGGCGGACATGCTGTGCGTGCCGTCCCTTTACGAGCCATGCGGCCTGACGCAGATGTACGCCCTTCAGTACGGAACCATTCCCGTGGCCAGAGCCACCGGCGGGTTGGCCGACACGGTCCGGGACATTAAAGCCTTTGCGGGCAAGGGCAACGGGTTCACCTTTGACGCTTTTTCTCCCGGCGCCTTCGCCAACGCCATGGATAGGGCGGGCAGGTACTACAAAAACAGAAAAGCGTGGAGCGCCCTGACCGCGAAAGCCATGGCCAGCGCCGGCGTGTTTACTTGGGACATGGCGGCGGAACAGTATTATTCCATCTTTGAAAGGGCTGTAAGAGCGAGAAGATTATAAGACAAAGGAGGCCGATCATGCGTTACAATACCGGATTGCGGGCCTATACCTCCAAGAGGGTGGAGGAAATCGAAAAAGCCGACATCCTGGTGGGCATACCCTGCTACAACAACCAGGAAACCATCGCCCATGTCATCCAAATGGTAAGCCACGGCCTTTTTAAGCATTACAAGGACTTGAAGTCGGTTGTCATGATTGCGGACGGCGGATCCACGGACGATACGCGGGAGTCGGCCAAAGAATTTGAAATCAAGCCCTGGCAGGAAAAAATCGTCTCCATATATCGCGGCCCCGGGGGCAAGGGATCGGCCTTCCGCTCCATATTCGAGGCTGCCTCGCGGCTCCAGGTCAGAACATGCATGGTGGTGGATTCGGACCTGCGCTCCATCACCAGCGACTGGGTGAAATACCTCCTGGAGCCGGTCCTGGAAAAAGACTACCAATACGTCTGCCCCATCTATTCGCGCTACAAATACGACGGAACCATCACCAACAATATCGTTTACAACCTGACCCGTTCTTTATACGGGCTCCGGATTCGCCAGCCCATCGGAGGGGATTTCGCCTTTTCCGGCGCCCTGGCGAACTACTACATGGACCAGGACGTGTGGACCTCCGACGTGGCCCGGTACGGCATCGACATCTGGATGACCACCAACGCAATCACCAATAATTTCAAGATATGCCAGGCCAATCTGGGCGTCAAGGTTCACGACGCCAAGGACCCGTCCGAGTCCTTAGGCCCCATGTTCAAACAGGTGATATACACCCTGTTCCGCCTCATGGAGGAGTACGAAGACGAATGGAAGTCCATCCAGGGAAGCAGGACCGTACCCGTTTTCGGCCTGGAAGAGTTTTTGGAGCCCGAGCCCATCACGGTGAACCTGAAAAGGCTTGTCCAGGAATACCGCATGGGATTTCGGAGATTCAAAAGCCTGTATCAGGAAATATTCTGCCCCGAATGCTATGAAGAACTGAAAAAATGCTCAACCATGTCCCCCACCAAATTCCGTATGCCGGTCAAAACCTGGGTTCGGGTTTTGTACGAAACCGCTGCGGCTTTCCACCATTGGGGCGGCAACCGGGATCAGCTTGTGGGATTGGTCACGCCCTTATACCTGGGCAGGGTGGCCTCATTTATCAATCAGACCAAAAAAATGAACTCCAGTCAGGCCGAACAGGTGGTGGAGGAGCAGGCCGCCATATTTGAGGAGGACAAAGGGTATTTGCTGGAAGTTTGGGACGCCAAGCCCCAAAATGGATAGCAAATATTTCGATCATTAAAAATTCAGCGGCAATTCGATTTCTGAGAGCACGCCAAAACCTGAGTAGCGGCGCCTCATAAAGGGGGCGGCAAGGAGGAATTACGGAGCCCCCTCTTTGGTTTTTTGGGCTGGGAACAAGGGAATCCGGCCAGTTGAATTTGGCTGCAGCTCCTCAACCCTTTTCTGGATAACGCCCTTGTTATACAACGAAAAAAATGCATCCACCACCTTGGGGTCAAAATGGTTTCCCGAGCCTTCACGGATGATGTTCAGGCAAACTTCCTCGGGCAAACGCCTGCGGTAGGCCCTGTTGGTGGTCACGGCGTCAAAGACGTCAGCCACCGCCAGGATGCGCGCCAAAAAGGGAATTTCCTCCCCTGCCAGCCCATTGGGGTATCCGCTGCCGTCAAATTTTTCGTGGTGATTGCGGACAATCTCCTTTTCCAGATCCCACAACCCCATGTATCCGATGATGTTGGCCCCGATATCCGGATGCCTTTTGATTTCCTCAAACTCGTCCTTGTTCAGCTTTCCCGGTTTTAGCAGGATGCTGTCTGATATCCCTATCTTTCCGATATCATGGAGATTGCCGGCGACCTGAATGACCGCCTGCGCCTCCTCGGGCAGATCCAGTTCCTGGGCCAGCAATTCCGCGATGGCGGTGACCCGCAGGGAGTGCATGCGGGTGTATGCGTCCCTGGCTTCCAGGGTTTCCACAAAGGCGAACAAGGTGGAAAAAAGATTTTCGTATATGTTTTCGTAAAGCCCCAGGTTCTCCACCGACATTCCGGCTTTCTCGGCCGCAAAAGCCAACCGCGATATAACCTGCGCCGAAAGGGTATTATCATGGGAAAAACTAACCGCGACAAGCACGCCGAAAGGGCGGTTGCTCAAGGAGATAGGGGCCGCAGCAATGGACCTGACCAAGCCCATTTCATGCGTATTCGCCTTGACTCCGGATAGGGCGGCGGGCAGAGAGTCAAAAGACGTATTTTCCAGCCAGGAGATCAACTCCTCCTGCGCGTCCTGCAATTTCCCCACCTGGCCCGGGCCTGTCATATTTTTCGGGTTGCCTCTTTTTAATGCGCAGGCGGGCTTCTGATCGGCGCCTATGGTCAAGAAGAGATAGGCTGCATCGAATTCCGATATCAACAGGGCCAGAGAGATGGTTTTTTCAAAGATCTCCTTCACCGACCCCGCCGATTCCAGCGTCTCAATAATTTCATTCAACATCTTCAAATCATGGGCTTTTTCCTTAAGCTCCCGGTGAATCCTTTCCAGTTGCGCCTTGCCTTTGATCTCCTTTTTCAACATGACGTTTTCCTGAACCATAGCGCTGCGGTTCATGACCGTTTGCATAACGATTTCCATCTGACGCAACTGAATGGGTTTGATGAGAAAATCCACCACCCCGCTTTTCAGGGTGCTGATGGCTGCGTCCAAACTTGGATATCCTGTCATCACGATAACCGGGATGGTGTTGTCATGGTTTTGAATTTCGTGGGCCAATTCCATCCCGGTCATGCCCGGCATGTTCAGATCGGTAAAGCAGCATTCTATCCTCCGGCTTTTGATGATCTCCATGGCTTCCTTGCCGTTGTGGGCAAGAAAAACATCGTGATCCTTGCTGGAAAAATACTCCCGCACCATATCGAGAATGGGCTGTTCATCATCGACAAAAAGAATGTTCATAACTTCCCCAGGGTTGTCTATTTTTAGCGGCGCTCAATTTTCTTCAAGAAACAATATGCAAAAAGGGTTCCATGTTCACACCCCGTATTTAGGGGGGCTTGACGCCAATGGAATTGACGCTTGACTTTTAAACTTGGTCCAACATATATATACGCTTGTGAAAAGAATC encodes the following:
- a CDS encoding glycosyltransferase — translated: MRYNTGLRAYTSKRVEEIEKADILVGIPCYNNQETIAHVIQMVSHGLFKHYKDLKSVVMIADGGSTDDTRESAKEFEIKPWQEKIVSIYRGPGGKGSAFRSIFEAASRLQVRTCMVVDSDLRSITSDWVKYLLEPVLEKDYQYVCPIYSRYKYDGTITNNIVYNLTRSLYGLRIRQPIGGDFAFSGALANYYMDQDVWTSDVARYGIDIWMTTNAITNNFKICQANLGVKVHDAKDPSESLGPMFKQVIYTLFRLMEEYEDEWKSIQGSRTVPVFGLEEFLEPEPITVNLKRLVQEYRMGFRRFKSLYQEIFCPECYEELKKCSTMSPTKFRMPVKTWVRVLYETAAAFHHWGGNRDQLVGLVTPLYLGRVASFINQTKKMNSSQAEQVVEEQAAIFEEDKGYLLEVWDAKPQNG
- a CDS encoding HD domain-containing phosphohydrolase, giving the protein MNILFVDDEQPILDMVREYFSSKDHDVFLAHNGKEAMEIIKSRRIECCFTDLNMPGMTGMELAHEIQNHDNTIPVIVMTGYPSLDAAISTLKSGVVDFLIKPIQLRQMEIVMQTVMNRSAMVQENVMLKKEIKGKAQLERIHRELKEKAHDLKMLNEIIETLESAGSVKEIFEKTISLALLISEFDAAYLFLTIGADQKPACALKRGNPKNMTGPGQVGKLQDAQEELISWLENTSFDSLPAALSGVKANTHEMGLVRSIAAAPISLSNRPFGVLVAVSFSHDNTLSAQVISRLAFAAEKAGMSVENLGLYENIYENLFSTLFAFVETLEARDAYTRMHSLRVTAIAELLAQELDLPEEAQAVIQVAGNLHDIGKIGISDSILLKPGKLNKDEFEEIKRHPDIGANIIGYMGLWDLEKEIVRNHHEKFDGSGYPNGLAGEEIPFLARILAVADVFDAVTTNRAYRRRLPEEVCLNIIREGSGNHFDPKVVDAFFSLYNKGVIQKRVEELQPNSTGRIPLFPAQKTKEGAP
- the glgA gene encoding glycogen synthase GlgA, whose translation is MKVLIVSSELSPIAKEGGLGDAMAGLAPALDALGCEVKVAIPGYGHVLESCPGAELITENVRVSMGYFNMTADLRKVEPAPGVEAYMVCNESLFGRHGVYGDNDGLFMDNHKRYIFFSKSIPALCSASRYIPDVILANDWQTGLIPALMDQGHMPQTASVFVIHNIGYLGYVPPEDASMLGLSNTYLSYEGMEFYGQLSLLKAGIAYANKLVTVSPTYSREIQTTEQGAGLDGLMRKRSQDLAGILNGVDFQVWSPETDKHIPCNYSTADMAGKGKCKKALLDEMGMDQKLMNAPVAGMVTRLFSQKGIELVIGAVPEIVENGMGFILLGNGEESYARDLRRLAQAYPGRFRFEEAFNEPLAHRIMAGADMLCVPSLYEPCGLTQMYALQYGTIPVARATGGLADTVRDIKAFAGKGNGFTFDAFSPGAFANAMDRAGRYYKNRKAWSALTAKAMASAGVFTWDMAAEQYYSIFERAVRARRL